AGATGTGTATAAGAGACAGGTCCTTTTGGCTTACCACATCCTAATAATAATGGAAAATTTGAAATTTCTGAACCAGAACGCTGTACTGAATGTTCTGCTTGTAAGAGAAATTGTCCTACAATGGCAATTGTATTACAGGAAAAAATAGGTTGTGGTTGTCTTTGGAATGCTAGGGCACAAGCCAAAAATCAGAAAAATAACAGCTGTTCAGATAATAATAGCTGCTGTGGTTGAACTACCGTAGCTTAAAGCCTATGGATTCCTAATTCATTGACCGTAGCCTTAACAGAGTAAGGTCTTACACGATCTCCAAAGGTGTGAATTCCCATCGTTCCAATGGTATCATCATTAATAGACTTAATGATCGTGATGTTATTTTCTTTTAATATTCTAATTCCCTCTTTTTTAAGATTTAAAGAAGCATTTATGTCTCTATTATGATGAACTTTACAGTTTGGACAATACCATTTTCTATCTTTTAATTTAAGCTCCACATTCTTATATCCACAATTTGAACATAATTTTGATGAGGGAAAAAATTTATCTACTACTACTAAATGACTCTTATCTCTTTTACATTTATATTTCAAATAAGTTTTAAATTGATTCCAAGAAAAATCTAAACTTACAGATTTAGCAAGTCCTTTATTAAATCCAAAATTCTTAGAAAAAAAACTTTTCTGCTCTTTATTTGGATAGATTCGTAGTTTTATAGCATCATCATAAGTCATAGATTAATTTTTTAAAAGTAATTTATATATTTAAACAGATACATAGAAATCAATTAATGATTTATGCAAATTTCATCCATGCCGTAAAGGACATGGTTTTCTTTTGTTCTTAGAGATAAAAACCCTTAAAAATTCAATTCCATATTTTCAATTTTTTATATTAATTCTCTAAGTTCATTTCTATTAGATGAATAATCTAATTTAAAATTAAAAAATCTTATTACTTTCTCTTAATATTATTTCTTATGGATTGGGTCATTCTCTTTACAACATTTGGTATCTTATTTCTGGGAGAACTTGGAGATAAAACACAATTAATCGT
This Candidatus Nealsonbacteria bacterium DNA region includes the following protein-coding sequences:
- a CDS encoding TMEM165/GDT1 family protein, which produces MDWVILFTTFGILFLGELGDKTQLIVFNLALVPSSFNSVYS